A part of Paenibacillus donghaensis genomic DNA contains:
- a CDS encoding Gfo/Idh/MocA family protein, producing the protein MKNGCDQPVYKLGILGASNIAVPAMLEPARVVEKVRITTIANRTLEKAAKMAEAYQIPYVAGSLEELLELNDLDGVYIALSNELHTEWAVRALKAGKHVLVEKPMCLHPEEAERLRLVKEKSAALKLAEGLMIAFHPWQQALKSIVDSGQFGPLYKISTRISVPAKDRHAGNYRSVKAKGGGAFADLGCYWLQFLQTLAGLQPSEIRAQSAFDGPEGCDWTFQAALQYKNGLEAECLTSFELPFRASHTLYFEHTVLTVPDFFRPVKGFYKIKIRHDLPDNRSTLCEFADELLCQPVECFRRNDERAKGRKAGSYMGTGTPAIPNHGRGAAALGSIYEATRP; encoded by the coding sequence GAAGGTTCGGATAACCACAATCGCCAACCGGACATTGGAAAAGGCAGCGAAAATGGCGGAAGCTTACCAGATTCCTTATGTGGCGGGCAGTCTGGAGGAACTGCTGGAGTTAAATGATCTGGATGGGGTATATATTGCACTCAGCAATGAGCTTCATACAGAATGGGCAGTCCGGGCATTGAAGGCGGGGAAGCATGTATTGGTAGAAAAGCCGATGTGCCTACATCCCGAAGAAGCTGAACGGTTACGGCTGGTAAAAGAAAAATCCGCCGCCCTGAAGCTCGCCGAAGGTCTGATGATTGCCTTCCACCCTTGGCAGCAGGCACTCAAATCCATTGTCGACTCCGGGCAATTCGGCCCGCTCTATAAGATCAGTACAAGAATATCCGTACCTGCCAAGGACAGACATGCCGGGAATTACCGCAGTGTCAAGGCTAAGGGGGGAGGCGCTTTTGCCGATCTGGGCTGCTATTGGCTGCAGTTCCTGCAGACCCTTGCCGGTCTTCAGCCCAGTGAGATCAGGGCGCAGTCGGCTTTTGACGGGCCGGAAGGCTGTGATTGGACCTTTCAGGCGGCGCTGCAATATAAGAACGGTCTGGAAGCTGAGTGTCTCACTTCCTTTGAGCTGCCTTTCCGGGCTTCGCATACCCTGTATTTCGAGCATACAGTGCTGACGGTCCCGGATTTCTTCCGGCCAGTCAAAGGGTTCTACAAAATCAAAATACGGCATGATCTTCCGGATAACCGCAGCACCCTGTGTGAATTTGCCGATGAACTACTATGTCAGCCAGTTGAATGCTTTCGCAGAAATGATGAGCGGGCAAAGGGCAGAAAAGCTGGAAGCTACATGGGAACGGGTACACCTGCAATCCCTAATCATGGCCGAGGCGCAGCAGCGCTTGGGTCTATCTATGAAGCAACCCGCCCATAG
- a CDS encoding nucleotidyltransferase domain-containing protein has product MYEHHRQTLEKLVGKLEKDPSCLAVITSGSVAQGTAKETSDVDVHLVLTDEAYAEYDRDHMLSYLDREVSTYEGGYADIKVINLRFLELAAKRGNEPTRYAFTGSDVVFSRIPELNELVARIPVYPEESRDRNLRDFCAHIFLYAFYFAKEAARKNDAYVLAHTASNLVIFSGRMILAYNRMLFPSHKGLLDAVDAAEAKPKDFRKLAAELLQSPGADKSMRFAAKVLAFYNHGLSFEQALGIYVMNNERSWIEQSPSLQDR; this is encoded by the coding sequence ATGTATGAGCATCATAGACAGACGCTGGAGAAGCTGGTGGGGAAGCTTGAGAAGGACCCTTCCTGCCTGGCGGTAATCACCAGCGGTTCGGTAGCCCAAGGAACCGCCAAGGAGACCTCGGATGTGGATGTTCACCTGGTATTAACCGATGAAGCCTATGCAGAATATGACCGGGACCATATGCTGTCCTACTTGGACCGGGAAGTCAGCACCTATGAAGGGGGATACGCCGATATCAAAGTGATCAATCTCCGGTTTTTGGAGCTTGCCGCCAAGCGGGGCAACGAGCCGACGAGGTATGCTTTTACCGGTTCGGACGTTGTATTCTCCAGAATCCCGGAGCTGAACGAACTGGTAGCCCGAATTCCCGTCTACCCTGAAGAAAGCCGGGATCGCAATCTGCGGGACTTTTGCGCCCATATCTTCCTGTACGCTTTTTATTTCGCCAAAGAAGCGGCCCGGAAGAACGACGCCTACGTGCTCGCTCACACCGCCAGCAACCTGGTAATCTTCAGCGGGAGGATGATCCTGGCTTATAACCGGATGCTCTTTCCAAGCCACAAGGGGCTGCTGGATGCCGTAGATGCTGCAGAAGCTAAGCCGAAGGACTTCCGTAAGCTCGCTGCAGAGCTGCTGCAGTCACCCGGCGCAGATAAGAGTATGCGCTTCGCCGCGAAGGTGCTGGCTTTTTATAATCATGGCCTTTCCTTCGAGCAGGCGCTGGGCATTTATGTGATGAACAACGAGCGCTCCTGGATAGAGCAGTCTCCTTCCTTGCAGGACCGCTAA
- a CDS encoding cellulose binding domain-containing protein, with product MLDPIMKPVTFIPVGDPGGPGEGPGPGDPQATLLYHAGETGTAVNSIRASLQLRNESGTSIPLNELTIRYWYTSDGSAAQTLEFDYAVIGKEKLLTEIVPLTTPLAGADTYAEIGFTAGAGSLAASGTTGDIQFRIHNNNWSNYNQADDYSFQPAITSNAANDRITVYYQGKLIYGIEP from the coding sequence ATGCTAGACCCTATTATGAAGCCGGTGACCTTTATCCCTGTTGGTGATCCTGGCGGACCCGGGGAAGGACCGGGGCCGGGCGACCCTCAAGCCACACTGCTCTACCATGCCGGTGAGACGGGGACTGCCGTCAACTCGATCAGAGCCAGCCTGCAGCTCAGGAACGAATCCGGCACCTCTATTCCGCTGAATGAGCTTACGATACGTTATTGGTATACCAGTGATGGAAGCGCTGCACAGACCCTGGAATTTGATTATGCTGTCATAGGCAAAGAAAAACTGCTGACGGAGATCGTCCCCTTGACTACGCCGCTTGCAGGTGCCGATACCTATGCGGAGATCGGTTTTACGGCTGGTGCAGGCTCACTCGCAGCTTCCGGCACAACCGGGGACATCCAGTTCCGCATTCACAACAATAACTGGTCGAATTACAACCAGGCCGATGACTACTCGTTCCAGCCAGCCATCACCAGCAATGCTGCGAATGACCGCATCACCGTCTATTATCAAGGCAAGCTGATTTACGGAATTGAACCATAA